In Pseudoduganella albidiflava, a single window of DNA contains:
- a CDS encoding carboxylesterase/lipase family protein gives MSIAPHCTGIGVTWKRFPLSLGLAGSIALLAGCGGLSGDRTVVTVESGILQGAEADGVLSFKGIPYAAPPVGNLRWRPTQPAAPWSGTRPATAFGHDCMQQIFPNAAPTTAAAPSEDCLFLNVWRPASEVPARDKLPVLVYIHGGAYTYGSGASDGKAFAREGVMLVTFNYRLGRFGFFAHPALTAEQPNELVGNYAYMDQVAALKWIQRNIAAFGGDPGNVTVSGESAGGESVHSLLTTPLAKGLFQKAIVQSGNGRENQVYRLYLRRNAKGIGASGEEIGVAFAKSVGIDDTGAGGLAALRALSADQVQANLYLGYTYAGGPMIEGKMVVDEPGAQYVSGQFTPVPLLIGSTDLDLGFPAPARTKDEAFAIFGAQNLAAARAAFDPKGTATVDEVRNQIARVQLMDEPARFAARIFAAHGQPAYVYRFSYVAESVRDKVPGAVHAAEMPYVFGTLADTYGSAVTSQDTAVSRLATGYWAQFAKSGNPNGGGRTPWPAYAGDKNGLLDFTAAGTAAAFEADPLKAQIDLVQAVSDRKAAQ, from the coding sequence ATGAGCATCGCGCCGCACTGCACTGGTATCGGAGTCACTTGGAAGCGTTTCCCCCTGTCGCTGGGGCTGGCCGGGTCGATCGCCCTGCTGGCCGGCTGTGGCGGCCTGTCCGGCGACCGGACCGTGGTCACCGTGGAGAGCGGCATCCTCCAGGGGGCGGAAGCCGATGGCGTGCTGTCGTTCAAGGGCATCCCGTATGCGGCGCCACCGGTCGGCAACCTGCGCTGGCGCCCCACGCAGCCGGCCGCGCCGTGGAGCGGGACGCGCCCGGCCACCGCGTTCGGCCACGACTGCATGCAGCAGATATTCCCCAACGCTGCGCCGACGACTGCCGCCGCGCCCTCCGAGGATTGCCTGTTCCTCAATGTCTGGCGGCCGGCCAGCGAGGTGCCGGCCCGCGATAAATTGCCCGTGCTGGTGTATATCCACGGCGGCGCCTATACCTACGGCAGCGGCGCGTCGGACGGCAAGGCGTTCGCCAGGGAAGGCGTGATGCTGGTGACGTTCAATTACCGCCTCGGGCGCTTCGGCTTCTTCGCCCATCCCGCGCTGACGGCCGAGCAGCCGAACGAGTTGGTGGGCAACTACGCGTACATGGACCAGGTCGCGGCGCTGAAATGGATCCAGCGCAATATCGCCGCCTTCGGCGGCGACCCCGGCAACGTGACCGTCTCCGGCGAGTCGGCCGGCGGCGAGTCGGTGCACTCGCTGCTGACGACACCGCTGGCCAAGGGCCTGTTCCAGAAAGCCATCGTCCAGTCCGGGAACGGCCGCGAGAACCAGGTGTACCGGCTTTACCTGCGCCGCAACGCCAAGGGCATCGGCGCCTCCGGCGAGGAAATCGGCGTGGCGTTCGCCAAGAGCGTGGGGATCGACGATACCGGCGCCGGCGGCCTGGCCGCGTTGCGCGCGCTGTCCGCCGACCAGGTGCAGGCCAACCTCTACCTGGGCTACACCTACGCGGGCGGCCCGATGATCGAAGGGAAGATGGTGGTCGATGAACCAGGCGCGCAGTATGTCAGCGGCCAGTTCACCCCCGTCCCGCTCCTGATCGGCAGTACCGATCTCGATCTCGGCTTCCCTGCGCCGGCACGCACCAAGGACGAGGCGTTCGCCATCTTCGGCGCGCAAAACCTGGCGGCGGCGCGCGCCGCCTTCGATCCCAAGGGCACCGCCACCGTCGACGAGGTGCGCAACCAGATCGCCCGCGTGCAGCTGATGGACGAGCCGGCGCGGTTCGCGGCGCGGATCTTCGCCGCCCACGGACAGCCCGCCTATGTGTACCGCTTCTCGTATGTCGCCGAGTCGGTCCGCGACAAGGTGCCCGGCGCCGTGCATGCCGCCGAGATGCCTTACGTGTTCGGCACCCTGGCGGACACCTATGGCAGCGCCGTGACGAGCCAGGACACCGCGGTGTCGCGGCTGGCCACCGGCTATTGGGCGCAGTTCGCTAAGTCGGGCAATCCGAACGGCGGTGGACGCACGCCGTGGCCGGCCTATGCCGGCGACAAGAACGGCCTGCTCGACTTCACCGCCGCCGGCACGGCCGCGGCGTTCGAGGCCGATCCGCTGAAAGCCCAGATCGACCTGGTGCAGGCGGTCAGCGACCGCAAAGCCGCGCAATAA
- a CDS encoding aromatic-ring-hydroxylating dioxygenase subunit beta — MTDMDIPVADMTTPLGRAIAFIWREAELLDNKDYDAWGALWAEDGHYVVPIDPDTDDFESQLNYAYDDARMRRLRIERFTSGHSMSAADSARTIRTVSRFSLVGIDNDLVEVRSAQLLAAHKRGTTTLFAANLTHRVRLLPGGALLDRKVVRLINSQEALNALGFLL, encoded by the coding sequence ATGACTGATATGGATATCCCCGTCGCCGACATGACGACCCCGCTGGGCCGCGCCATCGCGTTCATCTGGCGCGAAGCGGAACTGCTGGACAACAAGGACTACGACGCCTGGGGCGCCCTGTGGGCCGAGGACGGCCACTACGTGGTGCCGATCGATCCCGACACGGACGATTTCGAGAGCCAGCTGAATTACGCCTACGACGACGCCCGCATGCGGCGCCTGCGCATCGAGCGCTTCACGTCCGGCCATTCGATGTCCGCCGCGGATTCGGCCCGGACGATCCGGACGGTGTCGCGCTTTTCCCTGGTGGGCATCGACAACGATCTCGTCGAAGTGCGCTCGGCGCAGCTGCTGGCGGCGCACAAGCGCGGCACGACCACGCTGTTCGCCGCCAACCTGACGCACCGGGTGCGGCTGCTGCCCGGCGGCGCGCTGCTGGACCGGAAGGTGGTCCGGCTGATCAATTCGCAGGAGGCGCTGAACGCGCTGGGCTTCCTGCTGTAG
- a CDS encoding aromatic ring-hydroxylating oxygenase subunit alpha — MNAPLRFHPRTADSTYGSLVQDGAVDPALYTDPAIFDAEMDRIFARTWVWVAHVSELPKPGDFRSTFVGRNPVIVVRDRQDNIHVLENRCRHRGATVCEKTKGNATGFTCPYHSWSYGLDGKLRGLPYSDGYEDVVEKADLPLKSLRVGVYAGMIFASYNQDIEPLEDFLGNARHWIDLFMKQGAGFPVKTQGEHKFTFKGNWKIQLENTTDGYHFPVVHKTFLQSVDAETSEMLSFMTDDEAITRSLGNGHSVMVMVPEHVDLDVDDGTEQLQERFQHVIDALSKDYPAEQVRRIVRSLHGAGFNLNLFPNVAMSMSFFRVLRPVSVDETEIRHIALGMDGGPEIANRERLRIHEHFQGPFGFGSPDDAEAWERVQSGARAGKDVPILVNRGLNREWVDSNGDKVSHSTDETGMREAYAMWKRMMSND; from the coding sequence ATGAACGCCCCTTTACGCTTCCATCCGCGCACGGCGGATTCCACTTACGGCAGCCTGGTGCAGGACGGCGCCGTCGACCCTGCCCTCTACACCGACCCGGCGATCTTCGATGCCGAGATGGACCGCATCTTCGCCCGTACCTGGGTGTGGGTCGCCCACGTCAGCGAACTGCCGAAACCGGGCGACTTCCGTTCCACGTTCGTGGGCCGCAATCCCGTGATCGTGGTACGCGACCGCCAGGACAACATCCACGTGCTGGAAAACCGCTGCCGCCACCGCGGCGCCACCGTCTGCGAGAAGACCAAGGGCAATGCGACCGGCTTTACCTGCCCTTACCACAGCTGGTCCTATGGACTGGACGGCAAGCTGCGCGGCCTGCCCTACTCGGATGGCTACGAGGACGTGGTCGAGAAGGCCGACCTGCCGCTGAAGAGCCTTCGCGTCGGCGTGTATGCCGGCATGATCTTCGCCAGCTACAACCAGGACATCGAACCGCTCGAGGACTTCCTCGGCAATGCGCGCCACTGGATCGACCTGTTCATGAAACAGGGCGCCGGCTTCCCCGTCAAGACGCAGGGCGAACACAAGTTCACCTTCAAGGGCAACTGGAAGATCCAGCTGGAGAACACCACCGACGGCTACCACTTCCCGGTGGTGCACAAGACCTTCCTGCAATCGGTGGATGCCGAAACGTCGGAGATGCTGTCCTTCATGACGGACGATGAAGCGATCACCCGTTCGCTGGGCAATGGCCACAGCGTGATGGTGATGGTGCCGGAGCACGTGGATCTCGATGTCGACGACGGTACCGAGCAGCTGCAGGAGCGCTTCCAGCACGTGATCGACGCGCTGTCGAAGGACTATCCGGCCGAGCAGGTGCGCCGCATCGTCCGCTCGCTGCACGGCGCGGGCTTCAACCTGAACCTGTTCCCCAACGTGGCCATGTCGATGTCGTTCTTCCGCGTGTTGCGCCCTGTTTCGGTGGACGAGACCGAGATCCGCCACATTGCGCTGGGCATGGATGGCGGGCCGGAGATCGCCAACCGCGAGCGCCTGCGCATCCATGAACACTTCCAGGGCCCGTTCGGCTTCGGCAGTCCCGACGATGCGGAAGCGTGGGAGCGCGTGCAGAGCGGCGCCCGCGCCGGGAAAGACGTGCCGATCCTCGTCAACCGCGGCCTGAACCGCGAATGGGTGGACAGCAACGGCGACAAGGTGTCGCATTCGACAGATGAAACCGGCATGCGCGAAGCCTATGCCATGTGGAAGAGGATGATGAGCAATGACTGA
- a CDS encoding amidase has protein sequence MSAWVQRFAHGADGPAIAIKDCIDIAGLPTCGGCGALADAPPAERDADTVAALRQAGWHIAGKTTMHELAYGMSGVNAWAGTPLNPQDPLLIPGGSSSGSAAAVGSGEVDAALGSDTGGSIRLPAACCGVIGMKPTFGRVSRRGAWPRESSLDCVGPFARMMPVLVHVMAAIARDFDGGAAVAPMHGARIGLVATASDDAVQAALTAALQASGWSALPRELPGMQEAFDAAIAVINKETWNAFGDLASDSRLGQDVARRLVAASATTHGALAHAEAVRARFIAEVDQALDGVDALLLPTLPSLPPTLADVAAGHPVVALSALVRPFNLSGHPALSYPIPVPAAPGRAGSRVKAGLQLVGRRGDDERLCALALHLEQALRGPDQ, from the coding sequence ATGAGCGCCTGGGTCCAACGATTCGCCCATGGCGCCGATGGTCCGGCGATCGCCATCAAGGATTGCATCGACATCGCCGGCCTGCCCACCTGTGGCGGCTGCGGTGCGCTGGCCGACGCGCCGCCGGCCGAGCGCGATGCGGACACGGTGGCCGCGCTGCGGCAGGCTGGCTGGCACATCGCCGGCAAGACCACGATGCATGAACTGGCATACGGCATGAGCGGCGTGAACGCGTGGGCCGGCACGCCGCTCAATCCGCAGGATCCGCTGCTGATCCCGGGCGGATCGTCGAGCGGGTCGGCCGCCGCCGTCGGCAGCGGCGAGGTCGATGCCGCGCTGGGCAGCGATACCGGGGGCTCGATCCGGCTGCCGGCCGCCTGCTGCGGCGTGATCGGGATGAAGCCGACGTTCGGCCGGGTCAGCCGGCGCGGTGCCTGGCCGCGCGAGAGCAGTCTCGATTGCGTCGGCCCGTTTGCCCGCATGATGCCCGTCCTCGTTCACGTCATGGCCGCGATCGCACGCGATTTCGATGGCGGCGCCGCGGTGGCACCGATGCATGGCGCCCGGATCGGCCTTGTCGCCACCGCGAGCGACGACGCCGTGCAGGCCGCCCTCACGGCGGCACTGCAGGCCAGCGGCTGGTCCGCCCTGCCGCGCGAACTGCCGGGCATGCAAGAGGCTTTCGACGCCGCGATCGCCGTGATCAACAAGGAAACCTGGAACGCCTTCGGCGACCTGGCCAGCGACAGCCGGCTCGGGCAGGACGTCGCCCGGCGCCTGGTCGCGGCCAGCGCGACGACCCACGGCGCCCTGGCGCATGCCGAGGCGGTGCGCGCGCGCTTCATCGCCGAGGTCGACCAGGCGCTGGACGGTGTCGATGCGCTGCTGCTGCCCACGCTGCCGTCGCTGCCGCCGACGCTGGCCGACGTGGCGGCGGGCCACCCGGTGGTTGCGCTGAGCGCGCTGGTCCGCCCATTCAACCTCAGCGGCCATCCGGCGCTGAGCTATCCGATTCCCGTTCCCGCCGCGCCCGGCCGCGCCGGCAGCCGCGTCAAGGCGGGACTGCAACTGGTCGGCCGCCGCGGCGACGACGAGCGCCTGTGCGCACTGGCGCTGCACCTGGAACAGGCGCTGCGCGGCCCGGACCAATAA
- a CDS encoding nuclear transport factor 2 family protein produces the protein MSSADTATDILRHLASRLDRLESAQAIRATLARYMLLCDQPCDDRRYPQLPDLFTADAVWEGVGRHYTGTFGRHQGRAAIVAFVGSYLAPSPHFERNLHFLTSDQVSVADDGATARGQWLMLQLSTYGSGGSEAITARLDVDFARGDDGCWRIAHFRTERLECMPWGVRAESAA, from the coding sequence ATGTCCTCCGCTGACACCGCTACCGATATCCTCCGGCACCTGGCCAGCCGCCTCGACCGGCTGGAAAGTGCCCAGGCCATCCGCGCCACCCTTGCCCGCTACATGCTGCTGTGCGACCAGCCCTGCGACGACCGGCGCTATCCGCAACTGCCGGACCTGTTTACCGCGGATGCCGTGTGGGAAGGCGTGGGCCGGCACTACACCGGCACCTTCGGCCGCCACCAGGGCCGGGCGGCGATCGTGGCGTTCGTCGGCAGCTACCTGGCGCCGTCGCCGCACTTCGAACGCAACCTGCATTTCCTGACGTCCGACCAGGTCAGCGTGGCGGACGACGGCGCCACCGCGCGCGGCCAGTGGCTGATGCTGCAACTGTCCACCTACGGCAGCGGCGGTTCGGAGGCGATCACGGCGCGCCTCGACGTGGACTTCGCCCGCGGCGACGACGGCTGCTGGCGCATCGCCCACTTCCGCACCGAACGGCTGGAATGCATGCCGTGGGGCGTCCGTGCGGAGTCCGCGGCATGA
- the pcaD gene encoding 3-oxoadipate enol-lactonase: protein MRIHEPGPGQIAYCLQGPPDAPVLVLSNSLGTTMAMWDAQADALARRFRVLRYDTRGHGGSGAGSDARSDAGSDAASGYTLNQLGHDVLRLMDGLGIAKAAFCGISMGGLTGLWLGIHAGHRLDRLVVANSAARIGTMAGWRERAAQVRSHGMDAVADGAAARWFTPGFAHRAPDVVDGLIDGLRRTPPAGYAACCLALAAADLREEIGAIGVPTLLVAGRDDPVTTVADADFMRERIGGARTTILDASHLSNVEAAAAFTRQLGDFLAGSAPS, encoded by the coding sequence ATGCGGATCCACGAACCGGGCCCCGGCCAGATCGCCTATTGCCTGCAGGGGCCGCCCGATGCGCCGGTGCTGGTGCTGTCCAACTCGCTGGGCACCACGATGGCGATGTGGGATGCCCAGGCCGATGCGCTGGCCCGCCGGTTCCGCGTGCTGCGCTACGACACGCGCGGCCACGGCGGTTCCGGCGCGGGCAGTGACGCGCGCAGTGACGCGGGCAGTGACGCCGCATCGGGCTACACCCTCAACCAGCTCGGCCACGACGTGCTGCGCCTGATGGATGGACTGGGCATCGCGAAAGCCGCGTTCTGCGGCATCTCGATGGGCGGCCTGACGGGGCTGTGGCTGGGCATCCATGCGGGACACCGCCTCGACCGGCTGGTGGTTGCCAACAGCGCGGCGCGCATCGGCACCATGGCCGGCTGGCGGGAACGCGCCGCGCAGGTGAGATCGCACGGCATGGACGCGGTGGCCGACGGCGCCGCGGCGCGCTGGTTCACGCCCGGCTTCGCGCACCGCGCGCCGGACGTGGTCGACGGCCTGATCGACGGCTTGCGGCGCACCCCGCCGGCCGGCTATGCCGCCTGCTGCCTCGCGCTGGCGGCCGCCGACCTGCGCGAGGAGATCGGGGCGATCGGCGTTCCGACCCTGCTGGTGGCCGGGCGGGACGATCCCGTCACGACCGTCGCGGATGCCGATTTCATGCGCGAGCGGATCGGTGGCGCGCGCACCACGATCCTCGATGCCTCGCATTTGTCGAACGTCGAAGCGGCGGCGGCCTTCACCCGCCAGCTGGGCGATTTCCTTGCCGGATCGGCGCCGAGTTAA
- the catA gene encoding catechol 1,2-dioxygenase, with protein sequence MDQNAIDALLRKIESTETGKGNPRVQAAVNRIVRDLFATIEELDIQPHEFWSAISYLTEAGRSGEYGLIAAGLGFEHFLDLRMDEEEARQGIAGGTPRTIEGPLYVAGAPESLGSARLDQDPQPGEVLFMQGTVRGADGQPLPGALVEVWHANHLGGYSFFDPGQSPYNLRRTIRTDADGRYRFRSRVPVGYSVPPGGATDKLLKQLGRHGTRPAHIHFFVTAPGHRKLTTQINIDGDPYLWDDFAFATREGLVPPMTKITDPAALRASEVDAPFYSIDFDFDLHAQRDGLPADQVERAHFVA encoded by the coding sequence ATGGACCAGAACGCCATCGACGCGCTGCTGCGCAAGATCGAGAGCACCGAAACGGGCAAAGGCAATCCGCGCGTGCAGGCCGCCGTCAACCGCATCGTGCGCGACCTGTTCGCCACGATCGAGGAGCTGGATATCCAGCCGCATGAATTCTGGAGCGCGATCAGCTACCTGACCGAAGCGGGCCGCTCGGGCGAATACGGCCTGATCGCCGCCGGCCTGGGCTTCGAGCATTTCCTCGACCTGCGCATGGACGAGGAAGAAGCCCGCCAGGGCATCGCCGGCGGCACGCCGCGCACCATCGAAGGGCCCCTGTACGTGGCCGGCGCACCGGAATCGCTGGGCAGCGCACGCCTGGACCAGGACCCGCAGCCGGGCGAGGTGCTGTTCATGCAGGGCACCGTGCGCGGCGCCGACGGCCAGCCGCTGCCGGGCGCGCTGGTGGAGGTATGGCACGCCAACCACCTGGGCGGCTATTCGTTCTTCGATCCGGGCCAGAGCCCGTACAACCTGCGGCGCACGATCCGCACCGACGCGGATGGCCGCTACCGCTTCCGCAGCAGGGTACCGGTCGGCTACAGCGTGCCGCCGGGCGGCGCCACCGACAAGCTGCTCAAGCAGCTTGGCCGCCACGGCACCCGCCCGGCCCACATCCACTTCTTCGTAACGGCACCGGGCCACCGCAAGCTGACCACGCAGATCAACATCGACGGCGATCCTTACCTGTGGGACGACTTCGCGTTCGCCACGCGCGAGGGCCTGGTGCCGCCGATGACGAAAATCACCGATCCGGCCGCGCTGCGCGCCAGCGAAGTGGACGCGCCGTTCTATTCGATCGACTTCGATTTCGACCTGCACGCCCAGCGCGACGGCCTGCCGGCCGACCAGGTCGAGCGGGCGCATTTTGTCGCCTGA
- the catC gene encoding muconolactone Delta-isomerase — protein sequence MLFKVSMTVRLPHTMPAAEADRLKATERAIAQELQRSGKWRHLWRVAGRYANVSIFDVAGNAELHDLLLTLPLFPYMDIEVEALCRHPSSIHDDDR from the coding sequence ATGCTATTCAAAGTGAGCATGACCGTCCGCCTGCCGCACACGATGCCGGCCGCGGAAGCCGACCGGCTGAAAGCCACCGAACGGGCGATTGCCCAGGAACTGCAGCGCAGCGGCAAGTGGCGCCACCTGTGGCGCGTGGCCGGGCGCTACGCCAACGTCAGCATCTTCGACGTTGCCGGCAATGCCGAGCTGCACGACCTGCTGCTGACGCTGCCGCTGTTCCCGTACATGGACATCGAAGTGGAAGCGCTGTGCCGCCACCCTTCGTCGATCCATGACGACGACCGCTGA
- a CDS encoding muconate/chloromuconate family cycloisomerase: MSQPLIQIDSVDVILLDLPTIRPHQLSVTTMRRQKLVLVRIRASDGMTGWGEATTIGGLAYGEESPESMRVNIETYMAPLLLGADATSPNARMWELRSHLQGNRFALCAIETALFDAQARRLGVPLSDLFGGRVRDSLPVAWTLASGDTARDIAEAERMLEQKRHRIFKLKIGARDVRADVAHVAAIKRALGDQASVRVDVNQAWSETDAMLGMGMLEQAGVDLVEQPIAAGNDEGMRRLRAMNRIPLMADEALHGPADAFRLAEHRATDVFAIKITQSGGLRGAQQVAAIGEAAHVGLYGGTMLEGAVGTIASAHLFATFPGLAWGTELFGPLLLTEEILRTPLDYRDFALHLPTGPGLGIEIDEEKLACLQRQSGNGR; the protein is encoded by the coding sequence ATGAGCCAACCACTCATCCAGATCGACAGCGTCGACGTCATCCTGCTCGACCTGCCCACCATCCGGCCGCACCAGCTGTCGGTGACCACGATGCGCCGGCAAAAGCTCGTGCTGGTGCGCATCCGCGCCAGCGACGGCATGACCGGCTGGGGCGAAGCCACCACCATCGGCGGTCTTGCCTATGGCGAGGAAAGCCCGGAAAGCATGCGCGTCAACATCGAGACTTACATGGCACCGCTGCTGCTTGGCGCCGATGCCACCTCCCCGAACGCGCGCATGTGGGAACTGCGCTCGCACCTGCAGGGCAACCGCTTCGCGCTGTGCGCCATTGAAACCGCGCTGTTCGATGCCCAGGCGCGCCGGCTCGGCGTGCCCTTGAGCGACCTGTTCGGCGGCCGGGTGCGCGACAGCCTGCCGGTCGCCTGGACGCTGGCCAGCGGCGACACCGCGCGCGACATCGCCGAGGCCGAGCGCATGCTGGAACAGAAGCGCCACCGCATCTTCAAGCTGAAGATCGGCGCGCGCGACGTGCGTGCCGACGTGGCCCACGTGGCGGCCATCAAGCGCGCGCTGGGCGACCAGGCCAGCGTGCGCGTCGACGTCAACCAGGCCTGGAGCGAGACCGATGCGATGCTCGGCATGGGCATGCTCGAACAGGCCGGCGTGGACCTGGTCGAGCAGCCGATCGCCGCCGGCAACGACGAAGGCATGCGCCGCCTGCGCGCCATGAACCGCATTCCGCTGATGGCGGACGAAGCGCTGCACGGCCCGGCCGACGCGTTCCGCCTGGCCGAGCACCGCGCCACCGACGTGTTCGCGATCAAGATCACCCAGTCGGGTGGCCTGCGCGGCGCCCAGCAGGTGGCGGCGATCGGCGAAGCGGCCCATGTCGGCCTGTACGGCGGCACCATGCTGGAAGGCGCGGTCGGCACGATCGCCTCGGCCCACCTGTTCGCCACGTTCCCGGGACTGGCCTGGGGTACCGAACTGTTCGGCCCCTTGCTGCTGACCGAGGAAATCCTGCGCACGCCGCTGGACTACCGCGATTTCGCGCTGCACCTGCCCACCGGCCCGGGCCTGGGCATCGAGATCGACGAAGAAAAGCTGGCCTGCCTGCAGCGCCAGTCCGGCAACGGCCGCTGA
- a CDS encoding PDR/VanB family oxidoreductase has protein sequence MKMIVEKIVDETADVRSFRLVRADGAPLEAYEPGAHVDVTAPGGITRQYSLCGAPDDDRAYTIAVKKEPQSRGGSRALHEAVAVGSELEVGQPRNLFALDPAATEHVLFAAGIGITPLLAMAYRLVARGHAFTLHYFVRGPEYAAFADLLAAPPFAHHVRFHYGVERDSMPRYLEACMNAASHDAHVYTCGPAPFMEAVVACAGRSRREEAIHLEHFQAAAPAAGDAGDGAFEVAIASSGQVLPVPAGSTIVDVLASAGIVIDTSCREGICGTCVVPLLDGTPDHRDNCLSKKEKAANDQICLCVSRACSARLVLDL, from the coding sequence ATGAAGATGATCGTGGAAAAAATCGTGGATGAAACGGCGGACGTGCGCTCGTTTCGCCTGGTGCGGGCCGATGGCGCGCCGCTGGAAGCCTATGAGCCGGGGGCGCATGTCGATGTGACGGCGCCCGGCGGCATCACCCGGCAATACTCGCTGTGCGGCGCGCCCGACGACGACCGCGCCTACACGATCGCCGTCAAGAAGGAACCGCAGTCGCGCGGCGGCTCGCGTGCCTTGCACGAGGCGGTCGCGGTCGGCAGCGAACTGGAGGTGGGCCAGCCGCGCAACCTGTTCGCGCTCGATCCCGCCGCCACCGAGCACGTGCTGTTCGCGGCGGGGATCGGCATCACGCCGCTGCTGGCGATGGCTTACCGGCTGGTGGCGCGCGGCCACGCGTTCACGCTGCACTACTTCGTGCGCGGCCCGGAATACGCGGCCTTCGCCGACCTCCTGGCCGCGCCGCCATTCGCCCACCACGTGCGGTTCCACTATGGCGTGGAGCGCGACAGCATGCCCCGCTACCTCGAGGCATGCATGAACGCCGCCAGCCACGATGCCCATGTGTACACCTGCGGCCCGGCGCCATTCATGGAAGCGGTGGTGGCCTGCGCGGGCCGGTCGCGCCGCGAGGAAGCGATCCACCTCGAACACTTCCAGGCCGCCGCGCCGGCCGCCGGCGATGCGGGCGACGGCGCCTTCGAAGTGGCCATCGCCAGTTCCGGGCAGGTGCTGCCGGTGCCGGCCGGCAGCACGATCGTCGATGTGCTGGCCAGTGCAGGCATCGTGATCGACACCTCCTGCCGCGAAGGCATCTGCGGCACCTGCGTGGTACCGCTGCTGGACGGCACGCCGGACCACCGCGACAACTGCCTGTCGAAGAAGGAAAAGGCCGCCAACGACCAGATCTGCCTGTGCGTTTCCCGTGCCTGCTCGGCACGGCTGGTACTCGACCTCTAG
- a CDS encoding LysR family transcriptional regulator, which yields MTTLNNMDLNLLRVFQAISDERSLTLAGDRLHLSQPAVSYALRRLRTIFNDPLFIRTKTGMQPTPAAQELAKPITRALQAVQDALSYAEQFVPALSTRTFTLSMTDAAEMFFLPPLCEYMRAHAPLARIHVEQVPKSAIEESLRTGQLDFAIGNLPLLKSMTRHTLLFRETYMCLTRRREGLPAGRSLNVEEFLGLSHVQVQSAESSHHQLEDVFRAHGIDRPIALDIPHFSVLPSILARSDLAVTVPYRIARLFNAQEQFSLYELPVTIPEVEVTLHWHQDFEGDAGNRWMRQAIVDLLQEYGRQG from the coding sequence ATGACGACCCTCAACAACATGGACCTGAACCTGCTGCGCGTCTTCCAGGCAATCTCGGACGAGCGCAGCCTGACGCTGGCGGGCGACCGCCTGCACCTGTCGCAGCCGGCGGTCAGCTATGCGCTGCGGCGCCTGCGCACGATCTTCAACGACCCGCTGTTCATCCGCACCAAGACCGGCATGCAGCCGACACCCGCGGCGCAGGAGCTGGCCAAGCCGATCACGCGCGCCCTGCAGGCGGTGCAGGATGCGCTCAGCTACGCCGAGCAGTTCGTGCCCGCGCTGAGCACGCGCACCTTCACGCTGTCGATGACGGATGCCGCCGAAATGTTCTTCCTGCCGCCGCTGTGCGAATACATGCGGGCCCACGCGCCGCTGGCGCGCATCCATGTCGAGCAGGTGCCGAAGAGCGCCATCGAGGAATCGCTGCGCACGGGCCAGCTCGACTTCGCCATCGGCAACCTGCCGCTGCTGAAATCCATGACACGCCATACGCTGCTGTTCAGGGAAACCTACATGTGCCTGACGCGCAGGCGGGAAGGCCTGCCGGCCGGGCGTTCGCTGAATGTCGAGGAATTCCTCGGCCTGTCCCACGTGCAGGTGCAGTCCGCCGAGAGCAGCCACCACCAGCTGGAAGATGTCTTCCGCGCCCACGGCATCGACCGCCCGATCGCGCTCGACATCCCCCATTTCTCGGTGCTGCCCAGCATCCTGGCCCGCTCGGACCTGGCGGTGACCGTGCCTTACCGGATCGCCCGCCTGTTCAATGCGCAGGAACAGTTCTCGCTGTACGAACTGCCGGTGACGATCCCCGAAGTCGAGGTGACGCTGCACTGGCACCAGGACTTCGAGGGCGACGCCGGCAACCGCTGGATGCGGCAGGCCATCGTCGACCTGCTGCAGGAATATGGGCGGCAGGGCTGA